The genomic window GTTTTTTCAGGTCCAGACAGGTTTGTTCGTCACTAACCAAAAGATGGCGGGCAGTTGCTTTTGCCATATGCGTACTCCTGTAAGTTTGAATGTAAAAAAAATTAATAAATCATATAAGTTGAAAAATGATAGTTACGAATTGAAAGCTGCTTTACAGCCCTTTCTTCTTCTCAATCCACTTATCCACATGCGGTGGGTCATAGGTCGCGAATTGATCGAGCAGGGTGGCTGGATCAGATGCGCTCAGGACCATCTGCCGATGTTCGGGGATGACGAATCCTTCTGAAACCATGCGGTTCATGTGGTCGGTCATGCAGCTATAGTAGCCGTTGACGTCCAGCAGTCCGCAGGGTTTGGTGTGGTAGCCGAGCTGATTCCACGTCAGGGCCTCGAAGAATTCTTCGAGCGTGCCGAGGCCGCCGGGCAGGGCGATGAAGCCGTCTGCGAGATCGGCCATCTTTTGTTTGCGCTCGTGCATGGACGTGACCACATAACTTTTGGTCAGGCCGGTATGAGCGACTTCTTTTTCCACGAGCAGTTTGGGAATCACGCCGATGACTTCGCCACCTGCCTCGAGACAGGTGTTTGCGAGTCGGCCCATGAGTCCGGTGCTGGACCCGCCGTAGACAAGGCCAAGCCCGCGATGAGCAAGCTCTTTAGCCAGGGTTTCCGCACTTTCGCCATAGGCCGGGTTGGTGCCTGGATTGGACCCGAGATAGACGCAGATGCGTTTCATGATGTCGCCTTGAT from Pseudodesulfovibrio sp. JC047 includes these protein-coding regions:
- a CDS encoding TIGR00730 family Rossman fold protein gives rise to the protein MKRICVYLGSNPGTNPAYGESAETLAKELAHRGLGLVYGGSSTGLMGRLANTCLEAGGEVIGVIPKLLVEKEVAHTGLTKSYVVTSMHERKQKMADLADGFIALPGGLGTLEEFFEALTWNQLGYHTKPCGLLDVNGYYSCMTDHMNRMVSEGFVIPEHRQMVLSASDPATLLDQFATYDPPHVDKWIEKKKGL